In the genome of Epinephelus lanceolatus isolate andai-2023 chromosome 18, ASM4190304v1, whole genome shotgun sequence, one region contains:
- the hmox2b gene encoding heme oxygenase 2: MSAEKMETAAAVSNGAGPVYEEKEDPLSPEDLSEVLAAGTKEVHEKAENTQFVKDFLRGRIRKELFKLGAVALYYTYTAMEEEIERNKDHPHFAPLYFPTELHRHEALARDLEYFYGPDWQSQISCSQATQRYVDRIHEVGQEDPVLLVAHAYTRYMGDLSGGQVLKKVAQRAMKLPPTGEGLEFYQFDGIHSAKAFKQLYRSRMNELELDMGTKKRLVEEAVKAFQFNMEVFEELEEIGKTIPEDVLDAGMPVHGAMGGDISKCPYYAAKMAASGGTAYACQLAMAVLRHPTGQVLFATWFAALAGLAAWYLM; this comes from the exons ATGTCAGCAGAGAAGATGGAAACAGCTGCCGCTGTGTCCAATGGAGCAGGGCCTGTATATGAGGAGAAAGAAGACCCCCTCAG TCCTGAGGATCTGTCTGAGGTGCTGGCAGCAGGGACCAAGGAGGTTCATGAAAAGGCTGAGAACACCCAGTTTGTGAAAGATTTCCTCAGGGGACGCATTCGCAAAGAGCTCTTCAAG CTTGGTGCCGTTGCGCTCTACTATACTTACACAGCCATGGAGGAGGAGATCGAAAGGAACAAGGACCACCCCCACTTCGCCCCTTTATACTTTCCCACTGAGCTGCACCGCCACGAGGCCCTGGCTCGTGATCTTGAGTACTTTTACGGCCCTGACTGGCAGAGCCAGATCAGCTGCTCCCAGGCCACCCAACGCTATGTGGACCGTATTCATGAAGTAGGGCAGGAGGACCCGGTGCTGCTGGTGGCCCACGCATACACGCGCTACATGGGGGACCTCTCCGGGGGCCAGGTGCTGAAGAAGGTGGCGCAAAGAGCCATGAAGCTGCCGCCCACAGGGGAAGGCCTGGAATTCTATCAGTTTGATGGCATCCACAGCGCCAAAGCATTCAAGCAGCTGTACCGCAGTCGCATGAACGAGCTAGAACTGGACATGGGAACAAAGAAGAGGCTGGTAGAAGAGGCTGTCAAGGCCTTCCAGTTCAACATGGAG GTGTTTGAGGAGTTGGAAGAAATCGGTAAAACCATCCCAGAAGATGTTTTAGATGCTGGCATGCCCGTCCATGGAGCAATGGGTGGAGACATCAGCAAGTGTCCCTATTATGCTGCTAAAATGG CTGCATCGGGTGGAACAGCATACGCCTGCCAGCTCGCCATGGCCGTACTCCGACACCCAACGGGACAGGTCCTGTTTGCCACTTGGTTCGCTGCTCTGGCTGGACTGGCTGCGTGGTACCTGATGTGA
- the LOC117268974 gene encoding uncharacterized protein LOC117268974 encodes MCCQRASRRCTEKRQEREGEKGKVPELTASVIREASAAAWFQDPPAHTIRMGCTTGHLACQTQPQTSTGQEGQSLEAGGAKVPEVLSSLERLSQATGGMEKSWYRCIFPFGIISLVIGVAGTGVTYTYNDLPQTQVVSVVLLVMGLLLLLMATACWTVHKKKRRKKKEGGSFTSEQCPL; translated from the exons ATGTGCTGCCAGAGAGCCAGCAGGCGGTGCACAGAGAAACgacaagagagggagggagagaaggggaaAGT GCCAGAGCTGACTGCGAGCGTCATCCGTGAGGCCAGCGCTGCAGCCTGGTTTCAGGATCCACCAGCCCACACCATCAGGATGGGCTGCACAACGGGCCACCTGGCTTGCCAAACCCAGCCCCAGACCAGCACGGGACAAGAGGGTCAGTCCCTGGAGGCTGGCGGTGCCAAAGTCCCTGAGGTGCTCTCCTCTCTTGAGCGTCTGTCCCAGGCCACTGGAGGCATGGAGAAGTCCTGGTACCGCTGCATCTTTCCCTTTGGAATCATCTCTTTGGTGATCGGTGTGGCAGGAACTGGGGTTACCTACACCTATAACGACTTGCCTCAGACTCAAGTGGTGTCAGTTGTGTTACTTGTCATGGGTCTTTTGCTGTTGCTGATGGCCACCGCCTGTTGGACTGTCCacaagaagaagagaaggaaaaagaaagagggaggctcGTTCACCTCTGAGCAGTGTCCCCTGTGA
- the tedc2 gene encoding tubulin epsilon and delta complex protein 2 isoform X2, whose translation MELLERALEKALQVRTGTGSSKKDSNKQSAHRKEPSTTAVTSKEGMQTSVSCKGNLTTTRLTSRSASVDRKEHKKSAGIACHQAARKSRQAVSASGSLDRGQLHTSALHSKNKIVRSNVLSGNDQGKAAAIPTPSDTTVPVSHRESGAQSLLREDGKASDPTAKWKSLRSKQNRLWDKVVALQRKPAPGRSHFMERMTATFPKDWPCGCPDHTRALVDRLTQQGHDLTQHCQTKELLAKQTAEAAAEPGLMTNKYDSSLTLERLPMTAAQLQTFAHQAKQEWEAWDRWRPEGGCLCPAGASGVWGDGMIAPLPLTITYTTEAELRELETLRMRVALLQQEIHLEQALLDTVSPQLSSIAPGPGCPNLSVLRDIYSLLGEGGQRFPAIVLDSEPD comes from the exons ATGGAACTGCTTGAGCGAGCCCTGGAGAAAGCCCTTCAGGTCCGCACTGGCACCGGATCCTCTAAAAAAGACTCAAACAAGCAATCTGCACATCGAAAGGAACCTAGCACTACAGCTGTCACATCCAAAGAGGGAATGCAGACATCTGTGTCTTGTAAAGGAAATCTGACAACCACTAGATTAACTTCCAGATCTGCCAGTGTTGACAGAAAAGAGCACAAAAAGTCGG CTGGGATTGCATGTCACCAGGCAGCAAGGAAGTCACGGCAGGCTGTCTCAGCATCTGGCTCTCTTGATCGGGGTCAGTTACACACCTCAGCTCTCCACTCCAAAAACAAGATTGTTAGAAGCAATGTGCTGAGTGGAAATGATCAGGGTAAAGCTGCAGCTATACCCACTCCGTCAGACACCACAGTGCCCGTTTCACATAGAGAATCTGGAGCTCAAAGTTTACTTCGAGAGGACGG GAAAGCTTCTGATCCAACAGCGAAATGGAAATCCCTAAGGAGCAAGCAGAACAG GTTATGGGACAAAGTCGTTGCCCTACAAAGGAAACCTGCGCCTGGGAGGAGTCACTTCATGGAGAGAATGACAGCTACG TTCCCCAAGGATTGGCCATGTGGTTGCCCAGATCACACCAGGGCTCTGGTTGACAGACTCACTCAACAAGGGCATGACCTCACCCAGCACTGCCAGACAAAGGAGCTTCTGGCCAAACAGACGGCAGAAGCAGCCGCAGAGCCGG GTCTTATGACAAATAAATATGACTCATCTCTGACACTTGAAAGGTTGCCAATGACAGCAGCACAGCTCCAGACCTTTGCACACCAAGCAAAACAAG AGTGGGAAGCATGGGATCGATGGAGGCCAGAGGGAGGTTGTCTTTGCCCCGCTGGGGCGAGTGGTGTGTGGGGAGATGGGATGATTGCACCCCTGCCCCTGACTATAACCTACACGACAGAGGCAGAGCTCAGAGAACTGGAAACGCTGAGGATGAGGGTAGCACTGCTGCAACAGGAGATTCACTTAGAGCAG GCTCTGTTGGACACTGTGTCCCCTCAGCTTTCGTCTATAGCACCGGGGCCTGGATGTCCCAACCTCAGTGTGCTTAGAGACATCTACTCCCTGCTGGGAGAAGGAGGGCAACGTTTCCCTGCCATAGTCCTGGACTCTGAGCCTGACTGA
- the tedc2 gene encoding tubulin epsilon and delta complex protein 2 isoform X1: MSLLSTVERAIKSCKAEQAKINDNIQLYRELLHTLTPQPQTGSDECADDDATDTVTSPGEREDMELLERALEKALQVRTGTGSSKKDSNKQSAHRKEPSTTAVTSKEGMQTSVSCKGNLTTTRLTSRSASVDRKEHKKSAGIACHQAARKSRQAVSASGSLDRGQLHTSALHSKNKIVRSNVLSGNDQGKAAAIPTPSDTTVPVSHRESGAQSLLREDGKASDPTAKWKSLRSKQNRLWDKVVALQRKPAPGRSHFMERMTATFPKDWPCGCPDHTRALVDRLTQQGHDLTQHCQTKELLAKQTAEAAAEPGLMTNKYDSSLTLERLPMTAAQLQTFAHQAKQEWEAWDRWRPEGGCLCPAGASGVWGDGMIAPLPLTITYTTEAELRELETLRMRVALLQQEIHLEQALLDTVSPQLSSIAPGPGCPNLSVLRDIYSLLGEGGQRFPAIVLDSEPD; the protein is encoded by the exons ATGTCACTGCTGTCCACGGTAGAACGAGCTATCAAGTCCTGCAAAGCTGAACAAGCCAAGATTAACGACAATATTCAACTCTACAGAGAACTACTACACACCCT AACACCGCAACCACAGACAGGCTCTGATGAGTGTGCAGATGATGATGCTACAg ACACAGTTACCTCACCAGGGGAGAGAGAAGATATGGAACTGCTTGAGCGAGCCCTGGAGAAAGCCCTTCAGGTCCGCACTGGCACCGGATCCTCTAAAAAAGACTCAAACAAGCAATCTGCACATCGAAAGGAACCTAGCACTACAGCTGTCACATCCAAAGAGGGAATGCAGACATCTGTGTCTTGTAAAGGAAATCTGACAACCACTAGATTAACTTCCAGATCTGCCAGTGTTGACAGAAAAGAGCACAAAAAGTCGG CTGGGATTGCATGTCACCAGGCAGCAAGGAAGTCACGGCAGGCTGTCTCAGCATCTGGCTCTCTTGATCGGGGTCAGTTACACACCTCAGCTCTCCACTCCAAAAACAAGATTGTTAGAAGCAATGTGCTGAGTGGAAATGATCAGGGTAAAGCTGCAGCTATACCCACTCCGTCAGACACCACAGTGCCCGTTTCACATAGAGAATCTGGAGCTCAAAGTTTACTTCGAGAGGACGG GAAAGCTTCTGATCCAACAGCGAAATGGAAATCCCTAAGGAGCAAGCAGAACAG GTTATGGGACAAAGTCGTTGCCCTACAAAGGAAACCTGCGCCTGGGAGGAGTCACTTCATGGAGAGAATGACAGCTACG TTCCCCAAGGATTGGCCATGTGGTTGCCCAGATCACACCAGGGCTCTGGTTGACAGACTCACTCAACAAGGGCATGACCTCACCCAGCACTGCCAGACAAAGGAGCTTCTGGCCAAACAGACGGCAGAAGCAGCCGCAGAGCCGG GTCTTATGACAAATAAATATGACTCATCTCTGACACTTGAAAGGTTGCCAATGACAGCAGCACAGCTCCAGACCTTTGCACACCAAGCAAAACAAG AGTGGGAAGCATGGGATCGATGGAGGCCAGAGGGAGGTTGTCTTTGCCCCGCTGGGGCGAGTGGTGTGTGGGGAGATGGGATGATTGCACCCCTGCCCCTGACTATAACCTACACGACAGAGGCAGAGCTCAGAGAACTGGAAACGCTGAGGATGAGGGTAGCACTGCTGCAACAGGAGATTCACTTAGAGCAG GCTCTGTTGGACACTGTGTCCCCTCAGCTTTCGTCTATAGCACCGGGGCCTGGATGTCCCAACCTCAGTGTGCTTAGAGACATCTACTCCCTGCTGGGAGAAGGAGGGCAACGTTTCCCTGCCATAGTCCTGGACTCTGAGCCTGACTGA